Proteins encoded by one window of Syntrophorhabdaceae bacterium:
- a CDS encoding arsenate reductase family protein — translation MSIQIFGTSKCQNTRKAQRFFKERGIPFHYIDLTVKGLSKGELNSVRSVVGIEKLIDTEGKQYARRNLKYLTHNIEEELLADPLLFKTPIVRNGNKATIGYQPDVWKEWK, via the coding sequence ATGAGCATTCAAATCTTCGGTACCTCCAAATGCCAGAACACGCGAAAGGCGCAACGGTTCTTCAAAGAACGCGGCATACCCTTCCACTATATCGACCTGACGGTCAAAGGCCTCAGCAAAGGTGAACTTAACAGCGTCAGGTCCGTCGTGGGCATCGAAAAACTCATAGACACCGAGGGGAAGCAATACGCCCGGCGAAACCTGAAATATCTTACGCATAACATCGAGGAAGAACTCCTCGCCGACCCCCTGCTTTTCAAGACCCCCATAGTCCGCAACGGAAACAAGGCCACCATCGGCTATCAGCCGGATGTGTGGAAAGAGTGGAAATAG